From Pseudomonadota bacterium, one genomic window encodes:
- the mnhG gene encoding monovalent cation/H(+) antiporter subunit G, translating to MSLAIDTVSGCLLLGGVAVGLLGGAGVLRFPDFYSRMHAAGMTDTLCTVLVLLGLMLQSGLSEPSLKLALIGLFYFVTSPTAAHALVKAAYAHGLAAEVDAAPTSAGVGRPEAL from the coding sequence ATGAGCCTGGCCATCGATACCGTGAGCGGCTGCCTGCTGCTGGGAGGGGTAGCTGTCGGACTTCTGGGCGGCGCCGGAGTGCTTCGTTTTCCGGACTTCTACTCGCGCATGCATGCGGCGGGCATGACCGATACGTTGTGCACGGTACTCGTGCTTTTGGGGTTGATGCTGCAAAGCGGCCTGAGCGAGCCCAGCTTGAAGCTGGCGTTGATCGGGCTCTTCTATTTTGTCACGAGCCCTACCGCCGCCCACGCTTTGGTGAAAGCGGCCTACGCTCACGGCTTGGCGGCCGAGGTCGATGCCGCTCCGACCTCAGCCGGGGTCGGAAGGCCGGAAGCGCTGTAA
- a CDS encoding Na+/H+ antiporter subunit E, giving the protein MLLRAWGTWVLLIICWVTWSGHYSLDHRFILGSGIASSLAVVLLALRMRLIDDENPPYQVSWRSLLYAPWLLWQVVIANIDVARAVLDPSLLRRRLIRVKASQRSELGYVIYANSITLTPGTVTLDLRDGELLVHAVTTNAAEGLQTGAMDRMVSWLEGSAKLPAGRGGTS; this is encoded by the coding sequence ATGCTGTTGCGCGCTTGGGGCACGTGGGTGCTTTTGATCATCTGCTGGGTGACGTGGTCGGGGCACTACAGCCTGGATCACCGCTTCATTCTGGGCTCGGGGATCGCCTCGTCGCTGGCGGTGGTCCTGTTGGCCCTGAGGATGCGGCTGATCGACGACGAGAATCCACCCTACCAAGTGAGCTGGAGATCGCTCCTGTACGCGCCCTGGCTGCTTTGGCAGGTGGTCATAGCGAATATCGATGTCGCCAGGGCCGTGCTCGATCCTTCGTTGCTTCGCCGCCGGCTGATCCGGGTCAAGGCGAGCCAGCGATCCGAGCTCGGCTACGTGATCTACGCCAACTCGATCACGCTCACGCCCGGCACCGTGACATTGGATTTGCGTGACGGTGAGCTGCTGGTGCATGCGGTCACGACAAACGCCGCGGAGGGGCTCCAAACGGGCGCGATGGATCGCATGGTGAGCTGGCTGGAAGGTAGCGCCAAGTTGCCAGCAGGCAGGGGCGGCACGTCATGA